One genomic region from Chthonomonas calidirosea T49 encodes:
- a CDS encoding GNAT family N-acetyltransferase codes for MPDMFVNLLKLPPVDPLIQKLREEGVVIRRAHPFEITPIRKFIETHFSIGWADEVTPCYARQPVTLFIALRDGKVIGFAAYEATRRNFFGPTGVAEAERGKQIGKALLLACLHGMREMGYVYAIIGGVGPADFYARVAGATLIPDSSPGIYTDMIKDDENESNC; via the coding sequence ATGCCCGATATGTTCGTGAACCTGCTGAAACTGCCACCTGTGGATCCGCTCATCCAAAAACTACGGGAAGAGGGTGTGGTGATTCGCCGAGCGCACCCTTTTGAAATAACGCCCATCCGCAAGTTCATCGAAACTCACTTCTCCATCGGATGGGCCGACGAAGTGACTCCCTGCTACGCCCGACAGCCCGTTACTCTCTTTATCGCCCTCCGTGATGGCAAGGTGATCGGCTTCGCGGCCTATGAAGCTACACGACGAAACTTCTTCGGGCCCACTGGGGTAGCGGAAGCGGAACGAGGAAAACAGATCGGCAAAGCCCTGCTTCTCGCCTGTCTTCACGGTATGCGAGAGATGGGCTACGTCTACGCCATTATCGGCGGAGTAGGGCCTGCAGATTTTTATGCGCGTGTGGCCGGAGCCACCCTTATTCCAGATAGCAGCCCTGGCATCTACACGGATATGATTAAGGACGACGAAAACGAGAGTAACTGCTAG
- a CDS encoding alpha/beta hydrolase, whose protein sequence is MYTSALKEWAAAGKHPLWSSAELSQQAAPTSTLRALLPYPSKACGASIIVFPGGGYVTLAPHESDPVAEWLTTLGVVGFVLDYRLAPHAKHPAMLEDATRAVRTVRANASQWGLDPHRIGVLGFSAGGHLATTLATHFDAGTPNHADPIEQVSSRPDLVIAIYPVVSLVESYAHAWCRKCLLGDDPPQELLEDLSPERRVTSETPPMFLVHSVDDNGVPPAHSLKLALALSEANVPYELHIYQGGGHGYGLARQTPYAQDWPWRCARWLQETGFTGLRRK, encoded by the coding sequence ATGTATACGAGCGCCCTTAAAGAGTGGGCAGCTGCCGGTAAACATCCCCTTTGGTCTTCTGCCGAACTATCGCAGCAGGCGGCACCCACTTCCACCCTCCGTGCCCTTTTGCCCTATCCCAGCAAAGCGTGTGGAGCGAGCATTATCGTGTTCCCTGGCGGGGGCTACGTTACCCTCGCCCCCCACGAATCGGACCCCGTGGCAGAATGGCTGACCACCCTCGGCGTCGTTGGATTTGTGCTCGACTATCGCCTTGCCCCCCACGCCAAGCACCCCGCTATGCTCGAAGATGCCACGCGCGCTGTACGCACCGTGAGGGCCAATGCCTCCCAATGGGGGCTAGACCCCCATCGCATCGGCGTGCTGGGCTTTTCTGCCGGCGGCCACCTGGCAACGACCCTTGCCACCCACTTTGATGCCGGAACCCCCAACCATGCTGACCCCATCGAGCAGGTCTCCTCACGTCCCGATCTCGTCATCGCCATCTATCCGGTGGTGAGCCTAGTAGAGAGCTACGCCCATGCCTGGTGCCGCAAGTGCCTTCTAGGTGATGACCCGCCGCAAGAACTGCTCGAAGACCTCTCCCCAGAGCGGCGTGTAACCTCTGAAACACCTCCCATGTTCTTGGTGCATAGCGTAGATGATAACGGCGTTCCTCCGGCGCATAGCCTGAAACTGGCCTTGGCTTTAAGTGAGGCGAACGTGCCCTACGAGCTTCATATCTACCAGGGTGGTGGGCATGGATATGGCCTTGCACGGCAAACACCCTATGCGCAGGATTGGCCGTGGCGCTGTGCACGCTGGTTGCAAGAGACCGGATTCACGGGTTTGCGGAGAAAATAG
- a CDS encoding Dabb family protein → MIEHLVLFRWKEGVSETTIEEVMRRLRALPQQIEGILELNCGRDFSGRSKGYTHALRVRFVNRQALENYGPHPAHQEVVQKLILPNTADILAFDFQVE, encoded by the coding sequence GTGATCGAACACCTCGTGCTGTTTCGATGGAAAGAGGGCGTTTCGGAGACAACGATAGAAGAGGTGATGCGCCGATTGCGAGCTCTCCCCCAGCAGATTGAGGGCATCCTCGAGCTGAACTGCGGGCGCGATTTCTCCGGCAGATCGAAAGGCTACACGCACGCGCTTCGTGTGCGCTTTGTTAACCGTCAAGCTCTCGAAAACTACGGACCGCATCCGGCGCACCAAGAGGTCGTGCAAAAGCTTATTCTGCCGAACACCGCCGACATCCTCGCGTTCGATTTTCAAGTTGAATGA